The window GTGACATAAACCACCTGATGTCTATAGAAGTTATATTGCTGTAAATTAGGTCTACTCTACGAAGTGCCAGAGAGTCCAAAAGAGGCAATAAGTTTACAGCGCTACAGCCAGAGAGGTACAAAGCATAGAAATCCCGGCAAATCAGACGCAGAGGGCTGTTGGCATTGCCCTGGAGAATTGGTGTTAGAGAGTCGTTAAAGGTAGGGCTCATATAGAGGTCCACCAGGAGATCCACATGAAATTCCATTGGGATGGGGGATGTTTCTGCCCCTTGATCTCTTGTCTGACTTTGTGAGTCACATGTGCCCTCATGTGAGGTATAGACTCGGCCTTGGCTTATTAAGGAAATCCATAGGTCCATGGCTCTCAAGTCCCAAAAAAACCTATAACCAAATAATCCTGTCATATCCAGTTGCTGTAGTCTCCTGCatcaaggacaaaaacaaaacaaaaactaataaaaaagcCAGGTCATAACCTGGCCCAGAAATCCTTGAGAGTTCTGATTACCCCCGTAATAAAAGGGCCAACACAGTATAAAATGTCCTCCTTCTTGCATTTCCATAATAAGAGATCACCAAGCAGAACCAACTAGGTTATACTCAGGGAGATCATAGCTGGTGAGCGACTGAGAATAGACCCTTTGTTTTTATCCCGTAAATCATTGTCTCTATGGATTCTTGGACAGAATGGATCTTTCCCAACTATACCCTTCTTTATCTCAATAGTGGAGATGGATTCCCCAGGGTCTGatatcaactataaaataatcaCAGCTCTACATGCCTCTATTTAATCATCCTGGAGAGATGTTTGTGGCTTAGTGGAAACAGGATTCAAGGTCAGAAtacaaatcctgactctgacaccTATAgactgggaaagttacttaagcTTTCAGGATTCTAGACATCTTCCTAAGATTTATGGTAGCAGACAAATTACCAACAAGCATTTTGTTAACTCACCAAAGAGTTCTCCATGGCAGTGATATCATGGGTCCAGCCCTTATCTCCATTAAGACTGTTAAAATGTAAGGACTCAGGACAAATCACTTATGCCTTCCTCCTAAGTTTCCCAATCACCTTACTCCATGCTTTCCTACCTCACAAATATAAGGACctaattttgctttcttctattttatccttttagACAAGCAAAGGACCTAGTTCTTACTGCCTTAGTCAATCCCCAGTGCCACAGCACTACCTTATACTTATTTTTCCTGGATGAGGACATAATTGCTCCAGCTTTAGGTTAAGTTCAGAAGCATTCTGAAAGTCCCTCAGGGAAGAGACATACTGCTAGCCATGAGTCAGACAATTACTAATTAGGCCAGATTTTGAAACTTCTAATTATCTGTCCTCTTCAATGGATCTCTTCCCACCCACTGATACTCTGTCTGGACTCATTTCCCAATATTTAGCCTATCCCCATAGCTTCTTACTTAACTTAGTGATACTGAACTCCCAGCTGTCAAAAAACACAACTTTCTTCTCAAACCTAGCTGTATATTCTCTCAATTCAAATTATCTTGCCAAATATATTACTCCTTATATATACACTTCTTCATTGGACCTTCTAGAACACGTTTTCTataagtaacattttttttcttttacaactctTGCTCTACTTCCTTCAATTTTCTGGCACTCGTTGAGACATGGCTCCCTTATGATTCTACTGTATTTCTGGTTATTGGATTCACTATGGGTGCCTCTTTCTCTCTTAACTCCTGACTCTCTGGTCTTGATGGGAGAAATCTAAtgactctttcctcttccttgatATACTTTTACTCTTTTCACTTACAAATTCCTCCTCCTTTGAGATTTactcttttcaaaattattactTAAGCAAGATTGTGAATGTATCTACTGAATAGTGAGCCTTGTTTTTCCTCATTCCAGTTCCTACTTATCATACAAAAGAAGGTATTGTCTTTTAAGCCCCTATTACTTACTCTGCCATCATGCCTTAGCTACACTTAGAAGTTAACAACCATAGCTTTCTCATCTGTGTTCCACTTTCATGTTCATGAATTTTGAAAGTTCAATTATTAATCACAATCTCCCATCATTAGCTAGCTAAAAATAGCTCTgaagaaccaattgttaaattcaGAGTGAAAATTTACTCCTCAGAAATGggttttattgattatctagtcTTCAAATACTAATGGAGAACACACAAATTCACTTTGCATGTCACATGTACAGTAATTTTTTCCTGGAgagccagttattaaacattggctaaaatacaaaaaaaaaaatgttactgtATATATGCAGTATATGTCTTCATACCCCAAGGAGGACATTAAAAGGAAAGCCAACCTGAAACCTAGTTATAATGGCATTTTTTATGTTAGCAAATAAGTAGGTATCTATTATTCAtggaatgactaaaaaaatttgttacataaatataacaatattattgtgctgtaaaaatACCATTAATAGAAAGAACATGCAAAGACTTAGATGAGCTGaagaaaagtcaaataaataaaatcaagaaacttGTACAATGACAAAAGTATTATAAACGGAAAGAACAATCATCAGAAAATAAGTCCTCTGCAAATtctcattggaactggcttcttattggaattatttttatttcttataacactcCCATTTGTCTACTCcctaacctgaaaaaaaaataccatcgCCTACCTGAGGCcttctctgaagaaaaaaaatttatcttgcatatttttaaataaatatgtttcttaCAATTAGCTTTTTGATagcaggaattattttcttttttattttaaatttccagAGCCTGATGCAATACATGATAGGATTGGAGACCAGACTGGAGATGTAATTGATATgggaaattttattatttatatatatttcaatatgggAAACTCCCGCAACCAATGCATGTCACCAAATTCTCTGCAAATTCTAGTGAGAGTAGCCTGAACATTGAAAGCTTCAGTAATTTGTCCAGTCAGTGGTCTCAGAGCTGGGTCTTAAATCTGGATCTTTTTTGGCTCTGAGGCAAAATAACTACTATGTCAACTTTACATGTTCATTATCAATTGGTTTTTGGTCATCtctaaatggttttttttttgtttgtttgttttttttggtctttctggACCACAATCTCAGAGTCATCCTTGCCTCTTCTCCTTTATGCTCCACAGCTatgtttccagttttcttaatTCATTAAACATTAAACAACTTTTGTTGTCTTCCCTACCTCCTGTCACAAAGTCCCCAGGCTAGTTCAAGCTAGTAGAACTGTTTGAATAGCTTCTGGGTTTGTCTCCCTGCTTCCAGAATGAGCCCACTTCAATCGAACTCTCATATTGTCTCCAAATTTACATTTCTAATGTGTAAGTTTGACATCACTTCCCTACTCAATTGTCAGGTGCTCCCCATTTTCTGTAGACAGAGTTACAAAATTCTCAGCCTGGCATTTGAGTGCTCTGCATTCTAACTCCCATGTCAGTTTATAGTCCTTTTTTCAAATTCATATCATAAGACATATACCATACATTGTCTCAATCAACCTGGCCTCTTAGCACCTGTTTCCTCCCTTCTGAATTGAGCCTTTTCAGAGATCATTTTCGTAGAGAAAatatacttcctcttctgttatctCATCACTGCTAGCTTTTTTAAATGTCTACAAAAAAGATTCCATTGCTTAGCACTCAGATGATGAAATAAGTTTTTAGCTCTTATTTCTCTAGAAACTTGTTCaattcaaaattttcctttttactcaTCTTCATGTTAAATGTATCCAACTTTAAATGAAACATATTAGTTTTCTACTAATATTTTcttgtgatttattatttttgcagTTTGTTAGATTTTACCTTAGTGAATTTAGGTCATCAAAGTTCTACTATTTACTTGTAGACTTTTCCCATCTCCAACCTGTTAATGTTCTCCTCATCTTGAGAATGCTTTGTATGAACTAATCTGAACATGTACTGTATCCATTCACCCATGGAATCCCTATCTTATTTCccttgcatatagtagatgcttagcAAATGAATCTAGCAGAGTCCATTTACCAGGATGTGAGAAAACCTTCCCAGGTACCCTAAGGACAAACCTGTCTGGGGGCTGCTGTGAACCTTCAGTGATTACTTTCTTTATATAGCTCCTCACTCCCAAGATGACAGTATCAATTTTATTTCTGCTTAATTTATCATACACGAAAGTCCACTGACATTCTGGACATGTCTTAGAAGAAGTCCGAGAACAGCACCAACATGTCTGCAACAGCATTTGGAATTTAAGTTCGGAGTAAGGCCATGTCTTCACTAGCTCATACAGCAACTTTATCCTATTATCTCTGAAAGCCACGTTGAATAGGATTTTATATGTGACTGGTGGCAGATATTCCAAGATTTTACATGTGGCTTCCTCATCCTTGGCCAGTTGCTGAGCACTTAGGAAAGTCAGGGAGTACATGTCAGGAATTAAGGAACCTGAGACCCAAATATAGAATACCTGTCAAAGAAAAAGGTCCAAAAGCTAAGAATTAATCCTAGATTTTTGACAGCTTTAGTCTACCTTTTTAATTCCATTTATCCCATTCCATGCTACCAGTAAACAGGCCAGTAAATGTAAGAATAACTAGGAAAATAGGGATAGGAGAGGTTTAATCCCATCCTGTTGCTTCTGCTCCCTCAGCTTGCCTATTCCCTGAGCTGAACTGGAAAGACATCCACGATTTTTCTCTACGGTTCCCATTCTTCATATTGGCCACAATTTTTCCCCCCAATACCTAAATCCAAACATGTGGTCCGAGAAAGGTCACCATTGTTATCGTCATAAGGCACAGTCATCCTGGCTCGGCACAAATAACTCTGTGTTTAATGTCAAATCAATTTTCAGctcatctcactttttttttttttttttttttttttaacagttgtGTGCCTTCAGATAAGTTGCTTAAGGCCTATTGTCCTTCTGTGAAACTGAAGACATAATACTTCTACCTACCATACAGGGTGGCTGGAGGAAGGAAGTTTCTGAtatttaaagcactgtataaatgtataCTATCATGATGACTAGCTTGAAATAGGAATAATCCTGAAAAATCAGAGAAGATTGACTTTATTTTAGCCCTTTCCATCAGATCCTAGGCCAGCTAGAAGGCTCGAgggtagagtactgggcctgTACTTTTGCAAAGAAATTCCTCCAAaaaagatcacaaagagttgaacacaattgTAAATGACCAAATAATAAACAAACCAAATACTATTTTATTCTCCTTTGCCCCAAACTATCTTATTTCTAGACACATGAACCAACCCTTCTTACATTCTTCATGGTATGCCTAAGTGTAAGTCCTCATAGTAACAACATAAGTCTGCTGCCTCCTTTTTATAGAATTCTAAAGAGCTGCAGAAAACAACTTGGGGACTACCAGTTTAAACTTTTCTATGTCATGATTGGAAACCAAGgcctaaagaagaaaaagatctgCCCAAATTCAAAATAAGTTAGTAACCTAACCATAATTTAatatctccctcttcttctcaGTTCCTCTCTTCAGTTCCTTCTTACCCTCTAATAAAAGCATGAGCCTCACACACAGTAGAGGCTCAGTAATTTCTGTGAATAAACTGAGTGTGGAATCGAATTATAACCTCCTGAGGAGACCCTCAAAAGATAAAGGCCTCCTACTGCCCTCTCCTCTACCTAAGTTTTTGCCTTGCTACTCTTACTCAAACCTTATCACCTTTATGTTTTGAGATTACTTCCAACCATGCACTTACCTGAAGTCTTCTCAGGAAATATTCTCATAAAAAAGTGTTATGGTCAGTTAGAGCATACACTTAACTAAGGTCCTCTAGGCATTATTTGAGGACCCACAACTCAACTTGCTTTGGGGTCCATTTAATTTAAACTATTATGTCCTCTGTTACAATAACACACCTGTGCCCAATTTCCTTGTTAGGTATAGACCCTAGAGAGATTACAGCTGTCTTTCTTTACCATACTGATTAGTTGACATTAGTATTCATtagttgatttattttcttcagcaatTCAAGGGCTTGAATGTATGGATGCTTGTTAGTGCCAAAGTGAAGACAGATGAAAGACATTTCAGAATGAATTGCTAGATGCTTGGGATCTCTTGAGGAGAGATGAAGAGTTTGTAGACAATCTAATagcaaaaatctattaaaaatctGAGTTTCCTGTGTGCTCCTCTGAACCAAATAAATTAATCTGAAGGAAGGGAGAATGTAAGAATTTGTTGGCAAGGCTCCTGTAGACAAAGGCTTTCTTTTGGGGTAAGTAAGCAGCAAAATGGCAGAATTAGAGAGAATGTGACATATTATCTGCCAAAAAGACAGGATTCATGAGACGCTGGTGctgtaattttataaattattcttctaattctgctcattttcctctaTATCAATCCATACatttctttccagatttccctGAATTCATTCTCTATATAATTGATTATAACTCAATTATATCCCATTAccattattaatcattatttctTCCGCAATTCTAAAACCAATGGCCATAACTCTCCCAACTCCCAATTTTTGTATTACACttagtgctgctataaatattctacCATGTATGAGACACATCATTCTGTCATTTACTTCCTTGGCATACAGATTTATCAGTGGGATCATTGGGTCAATGGCTTTGAATTGATCGGTTATTTTCTCCCAATCCAAACAGATTTCTAGAATAGGTAGTCCCATTCAGAATTGTATATTTCCATATCTAACTAAATTTCTATTACTTTATCTATAGTAAGAAAATTACTATGGCACTAGATAGACAGAAAATGCTGTAGGTTTATAAAGAACTTCTTTCAAACAAGCCTATAGGTAGTAAAAAGTATAGAGAGTTTACCTGACTTGTCAAAGGttacacagtaaaaaaaaaaaaagtacaatgagTTTAGATAAGTAAGCTCATTTTtatcaaattacatttttttatgaatttttttctagctctataaaataaattttggtaatTTGGTATGGCAatgaatatgtaaattaattcaGGCAGAATTGTTACTTTGGCTTGGTCAGCCCATAAATgattaatatttcttgaattgcttagatttttttcaatatgtatgaaatgtattttataattatgatcaCTTAGTTCCTGGGTTTCTCTTGGTAGGTAGAGAGTATTTTACActataattactttaaatggaatttcattttctatctctcaaaacatatttccatagtaatCATGTTGTGGagtgaagagacaaaaaaagaaacaaaaaataaactgaaaaagtatgcttcagtctgcactcACActctgagttctttctctggaggtggagagcattttcatttctttagaattgtcttgaatgattgaactgctgagaatagttaagtccttcatagttgattatcatacaaaattgctgtttctgtgtgcaatttttcctgactctgcttgtttcacttttcatcagtttatgtaagttttcccagatttttttaaagcatcttgcttgtcatttcttatagaaaaacaatattccatcatgatcatataccataacttgttcagccatcctcaatttctaattctttgccaccaattaagatctaatataaatatttttgtataaaagtctttttccctttttaatcttgttgaGATCCAGACTTTATAGTGGCATTTCTGGATCAAATGGTAGGCAGAGTTTTAtagatagccctttggacatagttctaaattatccAGAATGGTcaggattctgatttttttcccatatctcctccaaaatattttcattttccttttctatcatattagccaatatgatagggGCAAAGTGGcacctaagagttgttttaatttgaatctttataatcaattgtgatttaaagcatttttttcatattactatagtttcaatttatctaaaaatttgcagtttatatcctttgaccatttatcaattggggaatgacttctattcttGCAACGTTAACTAGGTTCTctttatgtttgaaaaatgacaactttatctgagaaatttgctgtaatttttttccacagGTACATTTCTTAgctctttatttccctccatcctatatTCCTCccatttatccttctctctctttcctttaatgctgtctctcctcaaaattgttttacttcTGTCTCTTGCTTCTCTTAAGCCACTTCTCATTTTATGAGTCCCCCTTCTGTTATACCTCTCTCTTCCAACTTCCCTATCAagtaagacagatttttttttttacccaactGAGTGTCTGTTACATATTCTTTGAGCCTGTTCTGAAGAGAATAAGGTTCAAATGTGCCACGCCTCTACAATCTTCCCCTCTGGTGTATCTCTTTTATATGAGGTAATTTATGCTATactacctttccctttcccattttccccagTGAATCCTTTTTTCccatgaattaattttatttttcttacataatcATCCCATCATGTTCAACTCGCACCCAAGTGATacattacaagtatcatcttcccatgtagaaatataaacaatttgatcttattgaatttcttatttcTCTGGAGTCTTTTATTTGATAGTCAAATTGTCTATTgtgctttggtcttttcatcaggaatgcttgatagtcctctatttcatttcattaaatattaattttccccctaaatgattatgctcagttttactGGGTAGATAATTATTGCTTGTAATCGTAGTTCCTTGGcctgatggaatattatattccaaatccTTCAACCATTTAGCAGTAGGAATTGCTAAATTATGTGTGATcctgtggctccatgatatctgaattgtttctttctaattgTTTGCAATATCTTTTACTGGACCTGTGtcttctggaatttggctaccaTATTCTTGGGAGCATttgttttgggatctctttcGGGACATGATcaatatattctttcaattttgccATCTGGTTCTAGgttatcagggcagttttctttgaaatataaagtctgggtttttttccttttttttggctCATGACTTTtaggtaattcaataattcttaaattatttatctttgatctattttccaag of the Sarcophilus harrisii chromosome 1, mSarHar1.11, whole genome shotgun sequence genome contains:
- the LOC116421383 gene encoding leucine-rich repeat-containing protein 14-like; translated protein: MYSLTFLSAQQLAKDEEATCKILEYLPPVTYKILFNVAFRDNRIKLLYELVKTWPYSELKFQMLLQTCWCCSRTSSKTCPECQWTFVYDKLSRNKIDTVILGVRSYIKKVITEGSQQPPDRRLQQLDMTGLFGYRFFWDLRAMDLWISLISQGRVYTSHEGTCDSQSQTRDQGAETSPIPMEFHVDLLVDLYMSPTFNDSLTPILQGNANSPLRLICRDFYALYLSGCSAVNLLPLLDSLALRRVDLIYSNITSIDIRWFMSQITTFHNLQSLKLPSFIKDEHWWENPELKATFDLFVIALNKLKNLKEIALDDICLSGQVEYLLGDLQCSLESLQLSFCSLTNRDLTYLAQSHYSTHLIKLDLTGNNIPEQLDSFLQLLKSLSTSLMWLNVTTCKIKDTDFYQTLPYLYSCTRLSHLGLCGNPLSSISILTFLGPCHQKLRNLKAIGFPVFLDCCPNLTDDETFPIYLEDQMDKEKFFSVVNEMCQLPVLMGDSAIQYNFSRTFDIGDYFDLRKVV